In a genomic window of Quercus lobata isolate SW786 chromosome 4, ValleyOak3.0 Primary Assembly, whole genome shotgun sequence:
- the LOC115984177 gene encoding putative disease resistance RPP13-like protein 1 isoform X1 produces the protein MSVIVEAALSVFFEVLFDKLSSSDLLMIFKQEQVHADLKKWKTTLLKIRAVLDDAEDKQMTSKLVKIWLDELEDLAYDVDDILDEFATEALRRKLNAEEPSTSKVRKFIPACCVGLNPSSIMFDVNMRSKIKEINSRLQEIVTQKNDLELRENTGLRRTGATRPRVPTTSLVNEGHTHGRVEDKKAIVNLLLSGESSNPPLSVIPIHGMGGMGKTTLAQLVYNDDEVSNYFDVKAWGCVSEDFDIVKVTREILQSVTFESCNDNNLDLLQRKLKDKLSNQKFLLVLDDVWNENYNDWTRLRCPFEFGAPGSKIIITTRNDRVSSIMGTTQAYKLNKLSDDACLIVFIQNTLGTTDFSANPELQEFGPKILERCQGLPLAAKALGGLLRTIHCDEWKNVLNNKIWDMSEENSDVLPTLRLSYLYLPSHLKRCFAYCSLFPKDYEFEEQELVLLWMAEGLVQESEKHKPVEDLGVEYFRDLYKRSLFQQSSRNKSLFVMHDLINDLAQWAAGHLCYWLEDKSGGNTQPKISTKVRHFSYAHCEYDGITKFKGLTKDMRLRTFLALQRKYPSYLTNYVFSCLLPQFRCLRVLSLSGYQIFELPSSIGDLKHLRYLNLSQTLIRSLPESTCSLYNLQTLLLKGCRYLIKLPEKIGNLVDLRHLDIKGARLIKEMPVGIKELKNLQTLSNFVVGKDTGSKIGDLMNLESLKGTLCISHLENVLDVEDASRANLLGKKNLNVLVMKWESELDQRASLDILDMLQPSTTVKEISIDGYAGAKFPTWFGHPSFSNMVLLRIERCRKCTSLPAIGQLPSLRDLALVGLSAVEIIGLEFYGEDCPKPFQSLETLCFKDMQEWKDWIPCKVEYEEFPRLRELSIQECPKLEGKLPHHVPLLEKISVNGCEQLDVSIPNFPKLHALEILGCKGVVSRSTDELCFPKSTILSIPYVKSLTEEFMHGLAKVENLKIDNCKELTSLWQDEFKSLITLDIRGCSSLVNISLTSTLRTLNIEGCSGLKSLSISNCTCLEKASISSCNSLTLISRGQLPQNLKKLNIRYCENLQFLADEGEASSNSSSLLEDLVIEGCPSLKCLSSSGDLPTTLKRLQIWSCIELTSLSSKNELPTALKYLYVRSCPKMESIANNLPNNASLENLEIRNCAKLKSLPVGLHKLCHLNKIWICECPSFVSFPDGGLLPTSLRELSIYHCEKLEAWPNCMPNLNSLHIGNCPSVIYFPEEGYPTSLTSLSFGRENICKQVTVWGLHRLTSLTSLGIDGGIPDWQSFPDEQDGKLTMTLPSSLTKLTIQSIPNIVILSSLGFQNLSALEHLYIVNCPKLASLPEKGLPPSFLQLYIMECPLLKQHCKKGGREWSKIANVPCVQIDRRSVYEVEEEQQ, from the coding sequence ATGTCAGTAATTGTAGAGGCTGCTCTATCAGTTTTCTTTGAGGTGCTGTTTGACAAGTTAAGCTCCTCTGATTTGTTGATGATCTTTAAGCAAGAGCAAGTTCATGCTGACCTCAAGAAGTGGAAGACAACGTTGCTGAAAATCCGTGCAGTTCTGGATGATGCAGAGGATAAGCAGATGACAAGCAAGTTGGTGAAGATCTGGCTGGATGAGCTGGAAGACTTGGCTTATGATGTGGACGACATCTTGGACGAGTTTGCTACTGAAGCTTTGCGACGTAAGTTGAATGCAGAAGAACCCAGCACAAGTAAGGTACGAAAGTTCATCCCTGCTTGTTGTGTGGGTTTGAATCCAAGTTCTATCATGTTCGATGTCAACATGCGGTCCAAGATTAAAGAAATCAATTCAAGGTTGCAAGAAATTGTGACACAGAAGAATGATCTGGAATTGAGAGAAAATACAGGCCTGAGAAGAACTGGAGCAACAAGACCAAGGGTGCCCACGACTTCTTTGGTGAATGAAGGTCATACTCATGGCAGAGTAGAAGATAAAAAGGCTATTGTCAATTTGTTGTTGAGTGGTGAATCGAGTAATCCTCCACTCTCTGTGATTCCCATACATGGTATGGGGGGAATGGGTAAGACAACTCTTGCCCAACTAGTTTACAATGATGATGAGGTGAGCAATTATTTTGATGTGAAAGCATGGGGTTGTGTTTCTGAAGATTTTGATATTGTAAAGGTGACAAGAGAAATTCTACAATCTGTCACTTTTGAATCCTGCAACGATAATAATTTAGATTTACTACAACGCAAATTGAAGGACAAATTATCAAACCAAAAGTTCTTGCTCGTTTTGGATGATGTATGGAATGAAAACTATAATGATTGGACTAGACTACGTTGTCCGTTTGAATTTGGGGCTCCAGGGAGTAAGATTATCATCACAACTCGGAATGATCGTGTTTCATCAATAATGGGCACAACTCAAGCTTACAAGTTGAACAAGTTGTCAGATGATGCTTGCTTGATTGTATTTATCCAAAACACATTGGGGACAACAGATTTTAGTGCAAATCCAGAACTTCAAGAATTTGgtccaaaaattttggaaaggtgTCAAGGATTGCCTTTGGCAGCAAAAGCTCTTGGAGGCCTATTACGTACCATACACTGTGATGAGTGGAAAAATGTGCTCAATAACAAGATATGGGATATGTCTGAAGAAAATAGTGATGTTCTTCCAACCCTTAGATTGAGCTATCTATATCTCCCTTCACATTTAAAGAGATGTTTTGCCTATTGTTCACTATTCCCAAAAGATTATGAATTTGAGGAACAAGAACTAGTCTTGTTATGGATGGCGGAAGGTTTGGTTCAAGAATCAGAAAAGCATAAGCCAGTGGAAGATCTTGGTGTTGAGTATTTTCGTGATTTATATAAGCGATCACTTTTTCAACAATCAAGTAGGAATAAATCACTCTTTGTCATGCACgacttaatcaatgatttagctCAATGGGCAGCGGGACATTTGTGCTATTGGTTGGAAGACAAATCAGGTGGTAATACGCAACCCAAGATTTCTACAAAGGTACGCCATTTCTCCTACGCTCATTGTGAATATGATGGCATCACAAAATTTAAAGGCTTGACAAAAGATATGCGTTTACGGACCTTCCTAGCGCTACAAAGAAAGTACCCAAGCTACTTAAcaaattatgtttttagttGTCTGTTGCCACAGTTTAGATGTTTAAGGGTATTATCTTTATCTGGATATCAAATTTTTGAGTTACCAAGTTCAATCGGTGATTTGAAACATCTAAGATACCTCAATCTTTCTCAAACTTTGATTAGAAGTTTACCAGAATCAACATGTTCTTTATACAATTTGCAAACATTGCTATTGAAAGGTTGTCGCTATCTCATAAAGTTACCGGAGAAAATTGGGAATCTAGTCGATCTTCGGCATCTTGATATTAAAGGGGCCCGTTTAATCAAAGAGATGCCAGTGggaataaaagaattaaaaaacctaCAAACATTGTCTAATTTTGTTGTGGGGAAAGATACTGGATCTAAGATAGGAGACTTGATGAACTTGGAGTCTCTTAAGGGAACACTTTGCATTTCACACTTGGAGAACGTGCTTGATGTCGAGGATGCAAGTCGGGCCAACTTACTTGGTAAGAAGAATTTAAATGTATTAGTGATGAAATGGGAGTCCGAGCTTGATCAAAGAGCCAGTCTAGATATTCTTGACATGCTACAACCTTCGACAACGGTGAAAGAAATTTCAATTGATGGCTATGCTGGTGCAAAATTCCCAACTTGGTTTGGACATCCATCATTTTCTAATATGGTGCTTCTAAGGATTGAGAGGTGCAGGAAATGCACATCCTTACCTGCAATTGGACAATTACCATCCTTGAGAGACCTTGCCCTCGTAGGATTGTCTGCAGTGGAAATCATTGGTCTTGAGTTTTATGGGGAAGATTGCCCAAAGCCTTTCCAATCCTTAGAGACACTTTGCTTTAAGGATATGCAAGAATGGAAAGATTGGATTCCATGCAAAGTTGAGTACGAAGAATTCCCTCGGTTGCGTGAGCTTTCTATTCAGGAATGCCCTAAATTGGAAGGAAAATTGCCTCACCATGTCCCattattggaaaaaatttctGTTAATGGATGTGAGCAATTGGATGTTTCAATTCCAAACTTCCCAAAGCTACATGCATTAGAAATTTTAGGATGTAAAGGGGTGGTGAGCAGAAGTACAGATGAGTTATGCTTTCCAAAGTCAACTATTCTTTCTATTCCATATGTGAAAAGCTTGACGGAGGAGTTCATGCATGGGTTAGCTAAGGTGGAAAATCTAAAGATAGATAATTGTAAGGAGCTAACATCTTTGTGGCAGGATGAATTCAAATCCCTTATAACGCTGGATATAAGAGGTTGCTCAAGCCTTGTCAACATCAGCTTGACATCTACTTTAAGGACACTAAATATTGAGGGTTGTAGTGGTTTGAAATCCTTGTCAATCTCTAATTGTACATGTTTGGAAAAGGCAAGCATTAGTAGTTGTAATTCTTTGACGTTGATTTCAAGAGGTCAGTTgcctcaaaatttgaaaaagctAAATATAAGATATTGTGAGAATTTGCAGTTTTTGGCAGATGAGGGAGAGGCTTCTTctaattcttcttctcttcttgaGGACTTGGTTATTGAGGGCTGTCCATCTCTAAAATGCTTATCATCAAGTGGCGACCTACCTACCACGCTTAAACGCCTTCAGATTTGGTCATGCATAGAGCTCACATCCTTATCATCAAAAAACGAGTTACCTACAGCTCTTAAATACCTTTATGTACGGAGCTGTCCAAAGATGGAGTCAATAGCGAACAACTTACCCAACAATGCGTCTCTTGAAAATCTTGAAATCAGAAATTGTGCAAAGTTGAAATCCTTACCGGTGGGCCTACACAAACTCTGCCACCTCAATAAGATATGGATATGTGAGTGCCCTAGTTTTGTTTCCTTCCCAGATGGAGGGTTACTCCCCACCAGCTTGAGAGAGCTTTCGATCTACCACTGTGAGAAACTGGAGGCCTGGCCCAATTGCATGCCGAACCTCAATTCTCTTCATATCGGCAATTGTCCAAGCGTCATATACTTTCCAGAAGAGGGTTACCCCACCAGTCTAACATCACTCTCATTTGGCCGGGAGAATATCTGTAAGCAAGTAACTGTGTGGGGATTGCACAGACTAACCTCTCTTACATCACTCGGTATTGATGGTGGAATTCCAGATTGGCAGTCGTTTCCAGATGAGCAAGATGGGAAGCTGACGATGACGCTTCCTTCCTCTCTTACCAAGCTAACGATTCAAAGCATTCCAAATATAGTAATTCTATCTTCTTTGGGCTTTCAAAATCTCTCTGCCCTTGAACATTTGTACATCGTAAATTGCCCTAAACTCGCATCCCTCCCAGAGAAGGGCCTACCTCCCTCGTTTCTGCAACTTTATATTATGGAGTGTCCATTGCTGAAACAACACTGCAAGAAAGGCGGGCGAGAGTGGTCCAAGATAGCCAACGTCCCTTGCGTTCAGATTGACAGGAGGTCTGTCTATGAGGTGGAGGAGGAGcagcaataa
- the LOC115984177 gene encoding putative disease resistance RPP13-like protein 1 isoform X2: MSVIVEAALSVFFEVLFDKLSSSDLLMIFKQEQVHADLKKWKTTLLKIRAVLDDAEDKQMTSKLVKIWLDELEDLAYDVDDILDEFATEALRRKLNAEEPSTSKVRKFIPACCVGLNPSSIMFDVNMRSKIKEINSRLQEIVTQKNDLELRENTGLRRTGATRPRVPTTSLVNEGHTHGRVEDKKAIVNLLLSGESSNPPLSVIPIHGMGGMGKTTLAQLVYNDDEVSNYFDVKAWGCVSEDFDIVKVTREILQSVTFESCNDNNLDLLQRKLKDKLSNQKFLLVLDDVWNENYNDWTRLRCPFEFGAPGSKIIITTRNDRVSSIMGTTQAYKLNKLSDDACLIVFIQNTLGTTDFSANPELQEFGPKILERCQGLPLAAKALGGLLRTIHCDEWKNVLNNKIWDMSEENSDVLPTLRLSYLYLPSHLKRCFAYCSLFPKDYEFEEQELVLLWMAEGLVQESEKHKPVEDLGVEYFRDLYKRSLFQQSSRNKSLFVMHDLINDLAQWAAGHLCYWLEDKSGGNTQPKISTKVRHFSYAHCEYDGITKFKGLTKDMRLRTFLALQRKYPSYLTNYVFSCLLPQFRCLRVLSLSGYQIFELPSSIGDLKHLRYLNLSQTLIRSLPESTCSLYNLQTLLLKGCRYLIKLPEKIGNLVDLRHLDIKGARLIKEMPVGIKELKNLQTLSNFVVGKDTGSKIGDLMNLESLKGTLCISHLENVLDVEDASRANLLGKKNLNVLVMKWESELDQRASLDILDMLQPSTTVKEISIDGYAGAKFPTWFGHPSFSNMVLLRIERCRKCTSLPAIGQLPSLRDLALVGLSAVEIIGLEFYGEDCPKPFQSLETLCFKDMQEWKDWIPCKVEYEEFPRLRELSIQECPKLEGKLPHHVPLLEKISVNGCEQLDVSIPNFPKLHALEILGCKGVVSRSTDELCFPKSTILSIPYVKSLTEEFMHGLAKVENLKIDNCKELTSLWQDEFKSLITLDIRGCSSLVNISLTSTLRTLNIEGCSGLKSLSISNCTCLEKASISSCNSLTLISRGQLPQNLKKLNIRYCENLQFLADEGEASSNSSSLLEDLVIEGCPSLKCLSSSGDLPTTLKRLQIWSCIELTSLSSKNELPTALKYLYVRSCPKMESIANNLPNNASLENLEIRNCAKLKSLPVGLHKLCHLNKIWICECPSFVSFPDGGLLPTSLRELSIYHCEKLEAKRHILSRRGLPHQSNITLIWPGEYL; this comes from the exons ATGTCAGTAATTGTAGAGGCTGCTCTATCAGTTTTCTTTGAGGTGCTGTTTGACAAGTTAAGCTCCTCTGATTTGTTGATGATCTTTAAGCAAGAGCAAGTTCATGCTGACCTCAAGAAGTGGAAGACAACGTTGCTGAAAATCCGTGCAGTTCTGGATGATGCAGAGGATAAGCAGATGACAAGCAAGTTGGTGAAGATCTGGCTGGATGAGCTGGAAGACTTGGCTTATGATGTGGACGACATCTTGGACGAGTTTGCTACTGAAGCTTTGCGACGTAAGTTGAATGCAGAAGAACCCAGCACAAGTAAGGTACGAAAGTTCATCCCTGCTTGTTGTGTGGGTTTGAATCCAAGTTCTATCATGTTCGATGTCAACATGCGGTCCAAGATTAAAGAAATCAATTCAAGGTTGCAAGAAATTGTGACACAGAAGAATGATCTGGAATTGAGAGAAAATACAGGCCTGAGAAGAACTGGAGCAACAAGACCAAGGGTGCCCACGACTTCTTTGGTGAATGAAGGTCATACTCATGGCAGAGTAGAAGATAAAAAGGCTATTGTCAATTTGTTGTTGAGTGGTGAATCGAGTAATCCTCCACTCTCTGTGATTCCCATACATGGTATGGGGGGAATGGGTAAGACAACTCTTGCCCAACTAGTTTACAATGATGATGAGGTGAGCAATTATTTTGATGTGAAAGCATGGGGTTGTGTTTCTGAAGATTTTGATATTGTAAAGGTGACAAGAGAAATTCTACAATCTGTCACTTTTGAATCCTGCAACGATAATAATTTAGATTTACTACAACGCAAATTGAAGGACAAATTATCAAACCAAAAGTTCTTGCTCGTTTTGGATGATGTATGGAATGAAAACTATAATGATTGGACTAGACTACGTTGTCCGTTTGAATTTGGGGCTCCAGGGAGTAAGATTATCATCACAACTCGGAATGATCGTGTTTCATCAATAATGGGCACAACTCAAGCTTACAAGTTGAACAAGTTGTCAGATGATGCTTGCTTGATTGTATTTATCCAAAACACATTGGGGACAACAGATTTTAGTGCAAATCCAGAACTTCAAGAATTTGgtccaaaaattttggaaaggtgTCAAGGATTGCCTTTGGCAGCAAAAGCTCTTGGAGGCCTATTACGTACCATACACTGTGATGAGTGGAAAAATGTGCTCAATAACAAGATATGGGATATGTCTGAAGAAAATAGTGATGTTCTTCCAACCCTTAGATTGAGCTATCTATATCTCCCTTCACATTTAAAGAGATGTTTTGCCTATTGTTCACTATTCCCAAAAGATTATGAATTTGAGGAACAAGAACTAGTCTTGTTATGGATGGCGGAAGGTTTGGTTCAAGAATCAGAAAAGCATAAGCCAGTGGAAGATCTTGGTGTTGAGTATTTTCGTGATTTATATAAGCGATCACTTTTTCAACAATCAAGTAGGAATAAATCACTCTTTGTCATGCACgacttaatcaatgatttagctCAATGGGCAGCGGGACATTTGTGCTATTGGTTGGAAGACAAATCAGGTGGTAATACGCAACCCAAGATTTCTACAAAGGTACGCCATTTCTCCTACGCTCATTGTGAATATGATGGCATCACAAAATTTAAAGGCTTGACAAAAGATATGCGTTTACGGACCTTCCTAGCGCTACAAAGAAAGTACCCAAGCTACTTAAcaaattatgtttttagttGTCTGTTGCCACAGTTTAGATGTTTAAGGGTATTATCTTTATCTGGATATCAAATTTTTGAGTTACCAAGTTCAATCGGTGATTTGAAACATCTAAGATACCTCAATCTTTCTCAAACTTTGATTAGAAGTTTACCAGAATCAACATGTTCTTTATACAATTTGCAAACATTGCTATTGAAAGGTTGTCGCTATCTCATAAAGTTACCGGAGAAAATTGGGAATCTAGTCGATCTTCGGCATCTTGATATTAAAGGGGCCCGTTTAATCAAAGAGATGCCAGTGggaataaaagaattaaaaaacctaCAAACATTGTCTAATTTTGTTGTGGGGAAAGATACTGGATCTAAGATAGGAGACTTGATGAACTTGGAGTCTCTTAAGGGAACACTTTGCATTTCACACTTGGAGAACGTGCTTGATGTCGAGGATGCAAGTCGGGCCAACTTACTTGGTAAGAAGAATTTAAATGTATTAGTGATGAAATGGGAGTCCGAGCTTGATCAAAGAGCCAGTCTAGATATTCTTGACATGCTACAACCTTCGACAACGGTGAAAGAAATTTCAATTGATGGCTATGCTGGTGCAAAATTCCCAACTTGGTTTGGACATCCATCATTTTCTAATATGGTGCTTCTAAGGATTGAGAGGTGCAGGAAATGCACATCCTTACCTGCAATTGGACAATTACCATCCTTGAGAGACCTTGCCCTCGTAGGATTGTCTGCAGTGGAAATCATTGGTCTTGAGTTTTATGGGGAAGATTGCCCAAAGCCTTTCCAATCCTTAGAGACACTTTGCTTTAAGGATATGCAAGAATGGAAAGATTGGATTCCATGCAAAGTTGAGTACGAAGAATTCCCTCGGTTGCGTGAGCTTTCTATTCAGGAATGCCCTAAATTGGAAGGAAAATTGCCTCACCATGTCCCattattggaaaaaatttctGTTAATGGATGTGAGCAATTGGATGTTTCAATTCCAAACTTCCCAAAGCTACATGCATTAGAAATTTTAGGATGTAAAGGGGTGGTGAGCAGAAGTACAGATGAGTTATGCTTTCCAAAGTCAACTATTCTTTCTATTCCATATGTGAAAAGCTTGACGGAGGAGTTCATGCATGGGTTAGCTAAGGTGGAAAATCTAAAGATAGATAATTGTAAGGAGCTAACATCTTTGTGGCAGGATGAATTCAAATCCCTTATAACGCTGGATATAAGAGGTTGCTCAAGCCTTGTCAACATCAGCTTGACATCTACTTTAAGGACACTAAATATTGAGGGTTGTAGTGGTTTGAAATCCTTGTCAATCTCTAATTGTACATGTTTGGAAAAGGCAAGCATTAGTAGTTGTAATTCTTTGACGTTGATTTCAAGAGGTCAGTTgcctcaaaatttgaaaaagctAAATATAAGATATTGTGAGAATTTGCAGTTTTTGGCAGATGAGGGAGAGGCTTCTTctaattcttcttctcttcttgaGGACTTGGTTATTGAGGGCTGTCCATCTCTAAAATGCTTATCATCAAGTGGCGACCTACCTACCACGCTTAAACGCCTTCAGATTTGGTCATGCATAGAGCTCACATCCTTATCATCAAAAAACGAGTTACCTACAGCTCTTAAATACCTTTATGTACGGAGCTGTCCAAAGATGGAGTCAATAGCGAACAACTTACCCAACAATGCGTCTCTTGAAAATCTTGAAATCAGAAATTGTGCAAAGTTGAAATCCTTACCGGTGGGCCTACACAAACTCTGCCACCTCAATAAGATATGGATATGTGAGTGCCCTAGTTTTGTTTCCTTCCCAGATGGAGGGTTACTCCCCACCAGCTTGAGAGAGCTTTCGATCTACCACTGTGAGAAACTGGAGGC CAAGCGTCATATACTTTCCAGAAGAGGGTTACCCCACCAGTCTAACATCACTCTCATTTGGCCGGGAGAATATCTGTAA
- the LOC115984181 gene encoding protein IQ-DOMAIN 14-like — MAKKKSWFNIVKRFFIRETNSKPAKDRRRKWIFGGLKIKRLASLTAPSSLNERSIGEAEEEQIKAHASTSADEVAVTAAQVAVEVVEFTGNLQSDYQCEHELKEFSDIRVQGEATQSNHQCEREILEFAATRIQSAFRGYLARKALRALRGIVKLQAIIRGRAVRRQAITTLKCLQSIVNIQSQASTRRFGTLEGTWNYDENKELQNWKDKITRIDTNNQRRWNDSVLSKEEADALFMSKKEAINKRERIKEYWFSHRKSAETDRNKVNGRWRYWLDQWVDTQITKSRELEDLDSVLTSNPRQTDDCGRRQLKLRNVKGQNNFEGLDSPIFVPKRSIHHRRQCSLGDHNTLSSSPVPTYMAATESAKAKARSMSSPKTRLRNFDTCSESYSPYKNKLSLISSIATEVPSGGRIGKTNGYQQRSPNLKGLPSPIKSRQMVKDLSFNSECSLQIWDRHGGFR, encoded by the exons ATGGCTAAGAAGAAGAGCTGGTTCAATATAGTGAAGAGGTTCTTTATTAGAGAGACAAACTCAAAGCCAGCAAAG GATAGAAGAAGGAAATGGATTTTTGGAGGGCTTAAGATCAAAAGGTTAGCCTCACTCACTGCACCATCATCCTTAAATGAAAGAAGTATAGGTGAGGCAGAAGAAGAGCAGATCAAGGCCCATGCCTCCACTTCTGCTGATGAAGTGGCTGTTACAGCCGCTCAAGTTGCTGTTGAGGTTGTTGAGTTCACTGGCAACCTTCAATCTGACTATCAATGTGAACATGAATTGAAAGAGTTTTCAGACATTAGAGTTCAAGGTGAAGCAACTCAGTCCAACCATCAATGCGAGAGAGAAATCCTTGAATTTGCAGCTACTAGAATTCAGTCTGCCTTTCGGGGTTACCTT GCAAGGAAAGCCTTACGGGCATTGAGGGGAATTGTGAAACTCCAAGCTATTATTCGAGGCAGAGCTGTAAGACGCCAAGCTATAACTACCCTAAAGTGCTTGCAGTCTATTGTAAATATTCAGTCACAGGCCAGCACAAGAAGATTTGGAACGTTGGAAGGCACTTGGaattatgatgaaaataaagaaTTGCAGAATTGGAAAGACAAGATAACAAGG ATAGACACAAACAATCAAAGAAGGTGGAATGATAGTGTATTGTCAAAGGAAGAGGCAGATGCATTATTTATGAGTAAGAAAGAGGCCATAAATAAGAGAGAACGAATAAAGGAATACTGGTTTAGCCATCGG AAGTCGGCAGAAACAGATCGAAACAAGGTAAACGGAAGATGGAGATACTGGTTGGACCAATGGGTAGACACACAAATTACTAAAAGTAGAGAACTTGAAGATTTGGACTCAGTTTTGACTTCAAATCCAAGACAAACAGATGACTGTGGAAGAAGACAACTTAAGCTAAGAAATGTTAAGGGACAGAATAATTTTGAGGGATTGGATTCTCCAATATTTGTTCCCAAAAGATCAATTCATCATAGGAGGCAATGCTCATTGGGAGACCATAATACTTTGTCAAGCTCTCCTGTTCCAACTTACATGGCTGCAACTGAATCTGCAAAGGCAAAAGCAAGATCAATGAGCTCACCAAAAACACGGCTCAGGAATTTCGATACATGCTCTGAAAGCTATTCACCATATAAGAATAAGTTGTCTCTCATATCCTCTATTGCTACTGAAGTGCCAAGTGGTGGCAGGATTGGCAAGACTAATGGTTACCAACAAAGATCTCCTAACTTGAAAGGCCTTCCAAGTCCTATAAAATCCAGACAGATGGTAAAGGATCTCAGCTTTAACTCAGAGTGCTCATTGCAGATTTGGGATAGACATGGTGGCTTCAGATAA